In Phlebotomus papatasi isolate M1 chromosome 1, Ppap_2.1, whole genome shotgun sequence, the following proteins share a genomic window:
- the LOC129799257 gene encoding asparagine--tRNA ligase, cytoplasmic: MPEKEMEKLAIGEIYTSEKRGDDEAGDGSEGKPFKTILRAMRHAGKEPFPVIYVDAKDEAAGPFEPAAKSQLKKIQKIWVRESYKSAEKNKREEEDAKKREQNLEEAKKIKIEQDPSWPEAKRVKIVEGKPFRDQRVRIYGWVHRLRRQGKGLMFITLRDGTGFLQCVLTDLLCQTYDALLLSTESAVQLFGTLKSVPEGKTAPGGHELHVDYWELVGLAPAGGADTILNEEAHPDVQLDNRHIMIRGENTSKILKMRSVVLQAFRSHYADRGYTEVTPPTLVQTQVEGGATLFKLDFFGEEAYLTQSSQLYLETCIPALGDVYCIAQSYRAEQSRTRRHLAEYSHIEGECPFITFDELLDRLEDLVCDVVDRVLKSPYGYLVEELNPGFVPPKRPFRRMNYRDAIKWLKENNVTKDDGTFYEDGEDIPEAPERKMTDTINEPIMLCRFPAEIKSFYMTRCQDDPALTESVDVLLPNVGEIVGGSMRIHNYEELLEGYKREKIDPTPYYWYTDQRVYGTQPHGGYGLGLERFMCWLLNRYHIRDVCLYPRFLERCRP; the protein is encoded by the exons ATGCCAGAGAAGGAAATGGAAAAATTAGCGATTG GTGAGATCTACACCTCTGAGAAGCGGGGAGATGACGAGGCAGGCGATGGGAGCGAGGGGAAGCCTTTCAAGACAATCTTGAGGGCAATGAGGCATGCTGGGAAAGAGCCCTTCCCGGTAATTTATGTCGATGCTAAAGATGAGGCAGCTGGACCCTTTGAGCCAGCCGCTAAGTCGCAGCTGAAGAAGATCCAGAAGATTTGG GTCAGGGAGAGTTACAAGAGTGCCGAGAAGAACAAAAGAGAAGAGGAGGATGCCAAAAAGCGGGAGCAGAACCTCGAAGAAGCCAAGAAGATAAAGATTGAGCAGGATCCCTCGTGGCCAGAGGCCAAGAGGGTGAAGATTGTCGAGGGCAAGCCATTCCGGGATCAGAGGGTTAGGATTTATGGATGGGTTCATCGATTGAGACGTCAGGGAAAGGGTCTGATGTTCATTACGCTGAGAGATGGCACGGGATTCCTGCAGTGCGTCCTCACGGATCTCCTCTGTCAGACCTATGATGCTCTTCTTCTGTCCACGGAATCCGCTGTCCAACTCTTCGGGACACTGAAATCTGTTCCAGAGGGGAAAACG gctCCTGGAGGCCACGAGCTCCATGTGGATTATTGGGAGCTCGTTGGCTTGGCTCCAGCTGGAGGAGCAGATACGATTCTCAATGAGGAAGCCCATCCGGATGTCCAATTGGACAACAGACACATCATGATTCGCGGAGagaacacatcaaaaatcctgaaaatgcgATCAGTAGTGCTCCAGGCATTCCGGAGTCACTATGCCGATCGTGGCTACACGGAAGTGACTCCGCCGACTCTGGTGCAGACCCAAGTGGAAGGTGGAGCAACTCTCTTCAAGTTGGACTTCTTCGGGGAGGAAGCCTACTTAACCCAGAGCTCTCAGCTGTACTTAGAGACATGCATTCCTGCCCTGGGAGATGTCTACTGCATTGCCCAGAGTTACAGGGCTGAACAGAGCCGAACTCGTCGGCATCTTGCAGAGTACAGTCACATCGAGGGCGAGTGTCCTTTCATCACTTTCGACGAACTCCTGGATCGTCTGGAGGATCTGGTTTGTGATGTCGTGGACAGGGTGCTCAAGAGTCCGTATGGGTATCTCGTGGAGGAACTCAATCCTGGCTTCGTGCCGCCCAAGAGACCTTTCCGGAGGATGAACTATCGCGATGCCATAAAGTGGCTGAAGGAGAACAATGTCACGAAGGACGATGGAACGTTCTACGAGGATGGAGAGGATATTCCCGAAGCGCCAGAAAGGAAAATGACTGATACCATCAATGAACCCATCATGCTCTGTCGTTTTCCGGCGGAAATCAAGTCTTTCTACATGACTCGCTGTCAGGATGATCCCGCTCTGACTGAAAGTGTAGATGTCCTCTTGCCGAACGTAGGAGAAATTGTCGGAGGCTCCATGAGGATTCATAACTACGAGGAACTTCTCGAAG GGTATAAAAGGGAGAAGATCGATCCAACTCCCTACTACTGGTACACGGATCAACGTGTCTACGGCACTCAGCCTCACGGAGGCTACGGCCTAGGCCTGGAGAGGTTTATGTGTTGGCTTCTCAACCGCTATCACATCCGTGACGTCTGCCTCTATCCCAGATTCCTGGAGAGATGCCGTCCCTAA
- the LOC129810013 gene encoding FERM, ARHGEF and pleckstrin domain-containing protein 2-like, protein MDNYHGINGNVSLDRRGEVPQFTNRYDLSLGSDKSSSLSHSERDAGSYDIHQAEARVKIEEENANYMSANNNSRQTNGGSTSNTATLESQDGGEARRKRWPTDRAYFLAKELLMTERTYKRDLDVLNMWFREELAPDDVESLQPLFQLMEAMIQHHGVFLRDLEHRLVLWEGRGSHETHRIGDIMLKNMVVLPLYEEYLEAHRDILHHLVDSFDNDERFQQLYREFEQQKVCYVPVGYLLLKPFHRLLHYQLLLDRLLDHYGEDHFDRTDCHGALMMLGRTTDTINSLLPESENYVLLCELQRDLVGFDQLVQPGRRLIRQGCLLKHSKRGLQQRMFFLFSDVLLYASKSPVNQTFKVLGHVPLRSLLTENAEHNAFVIFGGQRAITVSAGTTAEKTLWLAELAKASSDAKTRPHVQLAMGSLKNCSSSEEGLETCGLNAGAVVPGKTPPSRSNTSLHVCWHRGATVGLQDHLVAANNQLSGFLLRKFKNSSGWQKLWVVFTSFCLYFYKSYQDEFALASLPLLGYTVGPPGVQDALQKDFVFKLSFKNHVYFFRAESEHTYNRWLEVLRSTTQTQDFKNLSNN, encoded by the exons ATGG ACAATTACCATGGAATAAACGGAAACGTTTCCTTGGATCGTCGAGGTGAAGTACCCCAGTTCACTAATCGGTACGATTTATCCTTGGGATCGGATAAGTCATCATCTCTCTCTCATTCAGAAAGGGATGCTGGAAGCTACGATATCC ACCAAGCTGAAGCCAGGGTGAAGATTGAAGAGGAGAATGCGAATTATATGAGCGCCAATAACAATTCCCGCCAGACAAATGGCGGAAGTACAAGTAATACGGCAACTCTTGAGTCTCAGGATGGTGGAGAGGCCCGTAGGAAACGATGGCCCACTGATAGGGCATACTTCCTGGCTAAGGAATTACTTATGACGGAACGCACGTACAAACGAGACTTAGATGTTCTCAATATGTGGTTCCGTGAAGAGTTGGCACCGGATGATGTTGAATCCCTTCAACCGCTCTTCCAACTCATGGAGGCCATGATTCAGCACCATGGCGTGTTCTTGCGGGATCTTGAGCATCGGCTGGTGCTGTGGGAGGGCCGTGGAAGTCATGAAACTCATCGAATTGGAGATATAATGTTGAAAAATATGGTAGTATTGCCACTGTATGAGGAATATCTGGAAGCCCATAGGGACATCTTGCATCACTTGGTGGATTCTTTTGACAATGACGAGCGCTTTCAGCAGCTCTACCGGGAGTTTGAGCAGCAGAAAGTCTGCTACGTTCCAGTGGGGTATTTATTGCTTAAGCCATTCCACCGGCTTCTGCACTATCAATTGCTGCTGGATCGTTTGCTGGATCACTATGGGGAGGATCATTTTGACAGGACGGACTGTCATGGGGCTCTCATGATGCTGGGACGCACTACAGATACAATTAATAGTTTGCTTCCGGAAAGTGAGAATTATGTGCTCCTGTGTGAGTTGCAGAGGGATTTGGTTGGGTTTGATCAATTGGTGCAGCCCGGAAGGCGCTTGATCAGGCAAGGGTGTTTGTTGAAACATTCCAAGAGGGGCCTCCAGCAGAGGATGTTCTTTTTG TTTTCAGATGTTCTGCTTTACGCAAGTAAAAGTCCCGTCAATCAAACATTCAAAGTTCTTGGCCATGTGCCATTGCGTTCTCTTCTCACGGAGAATGCTGAGCACAATGCCTTTGTGATTTTTGGTGGTCAGAGAGCAATAACTGTGAGTGCTGGAACGACAGCTGAGAAGACTCTTTGGCTGGCTGAGCTGGCCAAAGCGTCTTCGGATGCAAAAACACGTCCCCATGTGCAACTGGCAATGGGATCTCTGAAGAATTGTAGTTCTTCTGAGGAGGGCCTAGAGACTTGTGGTCTCAATGCTGGTGCAGTGGTTCCGGGGAAGACTCCCCCGTCCAGAAGTAATACATCACTTCACGTTTGCTGGCACCGTGGGGCCACTGTGGGACTTCAAGATCACTTAGTAGCGGCCAAT aatcaaCTGTCAGGATTTCTTTTGAGAAAGTTCAAAAATAGTTCGGGCTGGCAGAAATTGTGGGTGGTTTTTACGTCATTCTGCTTGTACTTCTACAAGAGCTATCAGGATGAATTTGCCCTGGCCAGTTTGCCGCTATTGGGATACACAGTTGGTCCTCCGGGAGTTCAGGATGCCCTCCAGAAGGACTTTGTCTTCAAGCTATCCTTCAAGAATCACGTTTATTTCTTCCGTGCCGAAAGTGAACATACATACAACAGGTGGCTGGAGGTTCTGCGGAGCACTACTCAGACGCAGGACTTCAAAAATTTATCGAATAACTAA